In the Colletotrichum lupini chromosome 1, complete sequence genome, one interval contains:
- a CDS encoding mRNA capping enzyme has translation MAGYDDDDSYERESHSYDAKKRKRSQSPSRNGNSSRRGNKREDGTDELPQPYNAKELQPAKRRAVSPSEQPRKQKRPGARARISESEREAIRQRALDREKELEAAAHAAAERQRGTNNDVVTQHYNSVPERGRDWRRTDSKIKGLRAFNNWIKSCIIQKFSPDEDYTPGSREPGAKELLVLDVGCGKGGDLGKWQQAPQSVELYVGLDPADISIDQARERYRQMGSRGGGGRGGRGGYRRPPPRLFEARFQVKDCYGENIEDVEIIRQVGFDTSPLSRRGFDVVSMMFCMHYAFETEQKARTMLRNVAGSLKKGGRLIGCIPNSDVLGDHVRKFNEQQEEKKKKAAEEPPQEAEEGELEDGEADQSAEWGNSIYRVRFPGKTPADGVFRPAFGWKYNFFLDEAVEEVPEYVVPWEVLRALAEDYNLELQYHKTFMEIWDAEKDDETLGPLSERMGVRERGGGRLLVSPEELEAASFYTAFCFYKV, from the coding sequence ATGGCGGgctacgacgacgacgattcgTACGAGCGAGAGTCTCATTCATACGACGCGAAGAAACGCAAAAGATCACAATCGCCCTCGAGAAACGGCAATTCCTCGCGAAGAGGCAACAAGCGCGAGGATGGAACCGATGAACTTCCCCAACCCTACAATGCGAAGGAGCTTCAGCCCGCTAAGCGCCGAGCCGTCTCTCCCTCCGAACAGCCTCGCAAGCAGAAGCGACCGGGTGCCCGAGCTCGCATATCCGAGTCTGAAAGAGAGGCCATCCGCCAGAGAGCACTCGACAGGGAGAAGGAGTTGGAAGCTGCGGCCCACGCTGCAGCTGAGCGTCAGCGCGGCACCAACAACGATGTTGTCACGCAGCATTACAACAGCGTACCAGAGCGCGGTAGAGACTGGAGACGAACCGACAGCAAGATCAAGGGCCTGCGCGCCTTTAACAACTGGATTAAGAGTTGCATCATTCAGAAGTTCTCGCCAGATGAAGACTACACCCCGGGCTCTCGTGAGCCGGGCGCAAAGGAGTTACTCGTGCTTGACGTCGGTTGTGGAAAGGGAGGTGACCTTGGCAAATGGCAGCAAGCGCCTCAATCAGTAGAGCTCTACGTCGGTCTCGATCCTGCGGATATCAGCATCGACCAGGCTCGAGAGCGTTACCGCCAGATGGGTAGCCGCGGAGGCGGTGGCAGGGGCGGTAGAGGAGGATACAGACGGCCACCTCCTCGGCTTTTCGAGGCACGCTTCCAGGTCAAGGACTGCTACGGCGAGAACATTGAGGACGTTGAGATCATCAGACAAGTCGGATTCGACACCAGTCCTCTCAGCCGACGAGGATTCGACGTGGTGAGCATGATGTTTTGCATGCACTATGCCTTCGAGACGGAGCAGAAGGCTCGGACCATGCTGCGCAACGTGGCAGGCTCATTGAAGAAGGGAGGTCGCTTGATCGGTTGCATTCCCAACTCTGACGTCCTTGGTGACCACGTTCGCAAGTTCAACGAGCAACAGGaagagaaaaagaagaaggccgCAGAGGAACCGCCGCAAGAAGCAGAGGAAGGCGAATTGGAAGATGGCGAAGCAGACCAGTCGGCAGAGTGGGGCAATTCCATTTATCGAGTCCGATTCCCGGGCAAGACACCTGCAGATGGCGTCTTCCGCCCGGCATTCGGTTGGAAGTACAACTTCTTCCTCGATGAAGCTGTCGAAGAGGTCCCCGAGTATGTTGTGCCATGGGAAGTCCTCAGAGCTCTTGCTGAAGACTACAACCTCGAGTTGCAGTACCACAAGACCTTTATGGAGATTTGGGACGCGGAAAAGGACGATGAGACTTTGGGCCCTTTGAGTGAGAGAATGGGGGTTCGGGAACGTGGCGGTGGACGTCTCCTTGTTTCACCAGAGGAGTTGGAGGCGGCGAGCTTCTACACTGCTTTCTGCTTCTACAAGGTTTAA
- a CDS encoding 26S proteasome subunit RPN7 encodes MGSEPQYAKYPLLPLAQHVFALTNAYASRPSQQSAAKALNDAITEHKMAPLYRYLAHPLEGILNQVGEGGSQTPGKPLSRKSSLAGMIATKTTPTAVNLPWDEARYQELKADNDKELEEFQKEEDEAVEKAGETEIQAARGKRAEFWARVGDKDRAIAAYEDVFEKTGILGTKIDLVLAIIRMGLFYGDKLLVKKHVERAKTLVESGGDWDRRNRLKAYEGIYLLTVRSYNLAAPLLLDSLSTFTSYELCTYSSLVVYSVLAGSVSLKRVDFKSKVVDAPEIKAILGDGEDKLLALSGALSAGPGADDAMHDAPPAAAKTAVNLTTLGTSTDQPEAEMAIDFSPLAQLVSSLYNGQYKYFFQALAQVEESFLTQDRYLHEHKNWFIREMRLRAYQQLLQSYRVVGLETMATDFGVTVDFLDRDLAKFIAAGRIPCTIDRVSGKGVIETNRPDDKNKQYQDVVRQGDQLITKLQKYGQAVRLRGSERA; translated from the exons ATGGGCTCAGAACCCCAGTACGCAAAGTACCCTCTCCTTCCTCTCGCCCAGCATGTCTTCGCCCTCACAAACGCCTACGCATCCCGGCCATCTCAACAATCCGCTGCGAAAGCTCTCAATGATGCCATCACCGAGCACAAGATGGCACCGCTCTACCGGTACCTCGCACACCCCCTTGAGGGTATTCTGAACCAAGTTGGCGAGGGTGGCAGTCAGACCCCCGGCAAGCCGCTGAGTCGGAAGTCGAGTCTGGCGGGCATGATTGCCACCAAGACCACCCCCACCGCAGTCAACCTACCCTGGGATGAGGCCAGGTACCAAGAGCTGAAGGCCGACAACGACAAGGAGTTGGAAGAGTTCCAAAAGGAAGAGGATGAGGCCGTTGAGAAGGCTGGCGAGACGGAGATTCAGGCCGCGCGGGGCAAGCGCGCGGAGTTCTGGGCCAGAGTCGGTGACAAG GACCGGGCGATCGCCGCATACGAAGACGTTTTCGAGAAGACCGGCATCCTGGGCACCAAGATCGACTTGGTTCTCGCAATAATCCGCATGGGGCTCTTCTACGGCGACAAGCTTCTTGTCAAGAAGCATGTTGAGCGCGCAAAGACCCTGGTCGAGTCCGGTGGTGACTGGGATCGTCGCAACCGTCTCAAGGCGTACGAGGGCATCTACCTCTTGACCGTCCGGTCATACAACTTGGCCGCCCCGCTCCTGCTCGACAGCTTGTCCACCTTCACCAGCTACGAACTCTGCACCTACTCCTCCCTCGTCGTCTACTCCGTTCTCGCCGGATCTGTGTCCCTGAAGCGTGTCGACTTCAAGAGCAAGGTTGTCGACGCCCCCGAGATCAAGGCCATTCTGGGTGATGGAGAGGACAAGCTCCTCGCTCTGTCTGGTGCTCTCAGCGCCGGTCCCGGTGCCGACGACGCCATGCACGACGCACCGCCCGCCGCTGCCAAGACGGCGGTGAACCTGACAACTCTCGGAACAAGCACCGACCAGCCCGAGGCCGAGATGGCTATCGACTTCTCGCCTTTGGCTCAGCTTGTCTCCAGCCTGTACAACGGCCAGTACAAGTATTTCTTCCAGGCTCTCGCCCAGGTTGAGGAGTCGTTCCTCACCCAGGACCGCTACCTCCACGAGCACAAGAACTGGTTCATCCGTGAGATGCGTCTGCGCGCCTACCAGCAGCTCCTCCAGAGCTACCGTGTGGTTGGCCTGGAGACAATGGCGACCGACTTTGGCGTCACTGTTGACTTCCTGGACCG TGACCTCGCCAAGTTCATCGCAGCGGGCCGCATCCCTTGCACAATCGACCGCGTCAGCGGCAAGGGCGTCATCGAGACCAACCGCCCCGACGACAAGAACAAGCAGTACCAGGACGTCGTCCGCCAGGGCGATCAGCTTATCACCAAGCTCCAGAAGTACGGCCAGGCTGTGCGTTTGAGAGGAAGCGAGCGGGCATAA